The proteins below are encoded in one region of Rhizobacter sp.:
- a CDS encoding DNA starvation/stationary phase protection protein — protein sequence MAKKTKTPTPAKSATSAPQINIGISEKDRKAIADGLSKLLADTYTLYLTTHNFHWNVTGPMFNTLHQMFMLQYTELWNAVDPVAERIRSLGFAAPGSYGQFGALASIKDAPATPPKAMDMVRILVTGHEAVARTARSIFPLADKAGDEPTADLLTQRLTVHEQTAWMLRSLLEE from the coding sequence ATGGCCAAGAAGACCAAGACCCCCACCCCCGCCAAGAGTGCGACGAGTGCCCCGCAGATCAACATCGGCATCAGCGAGAAAGACCGCAAGGCCATCGCCGACGGCCTCTCGAAGCTGCTGGCCGACACCTACACGCTCTACCTCACCACCCACAACTTCCACTGGAACGTGACGGGGCCGATGTTCAACACGCTGCACCAGATGTTCATGCTGCAGTACACCGAGCTGTGGAATGCGGTCGACCCGGTGGCCGAGCGCATCCGCTCGCTGGGCTTTGCGGCACCGGGCTCCTATGGCCAGTTCGGCGCGCTCGCCTCCATCAAGGACGCGCCAGCCACGCCGCCCAAGGCGATGGACATGGTGCGCATCCTCGTCACCGGCCACGAGGCCGTGGCGCGCACTGCGCGCAGCATCTTCCCGCTGGCCGACAAGGCCGGCGACGAGCCCACCGCCGACCTGCTGACCCAGCGCCTCACGGTGCACGAGCAGACCGCGTGGATGCTGCGCAGCCTGCTGGAAGAGTGA
- a CDS encoding LysR family transcriptional regulator — protein sequence MTLTELRYIVAVAREKHFGRAAEACFVSQPTLSVAIKKLEEELDVKLFERGANEVSVTPLGEEIVRQAQSVIEQAAAIKEIAKRGKDPVSGPLRLGVIYTIGPYLLPDLVKAAIERVPQMPLMLQENFTVKLLDMLRTGELDCAIIAEPFPDTGLAVAPLYDEPFMVAVPVSHPLAKRQQIAAEELKKETMLLLGTGHCFRDHVLEVCPEYARFSSNAEGIRKSFEGSSLETIKYMVASGMGVTVVPQLSVPKDPQPHVHYVPFSEPVPTRRVVLAWRRTFTRYEAIAALRNAIYACPLEGVQRVS from the coding sequence ATGACCCTCACCGAGCTTCGCTACATCGTGGCCGTCGCCAGAGAAAAGCACTTCGGCCGTGCGGCCGAGGCTTGCTTCGTCTCGCAGCCCACCCTCAGCGTGGCGATCAAGAAGCTGGAGGAAGAGCTCGACGTGAAGCTCTTCGAGCGCGGCGCCAACGAGGTGAGCGTCACCCCCTTGGGCGAAGAGATCGTGCGCCAGGCGCAGTCGGTCATCGAGCAGGCCGCGGCCATCAAGGAAATCGCCAAGCGTGGGAAAGACCCGGTCTCGGGCCCGCTGCGCCTCGGCGTGATCTACACCATCGGCCCGTATCTCCTGCCCGACCTGGTGAAGGCCGCCATCGAGCGGGTGCCGCAGATGCCGCTCATGCTGCAGGAGAACTTCACGGTGAAGCTGCTCGACATGCTGCGCACCGGCGAACTCGACTGCGCGATCATCGCCGAGCCCTTCCCCGACACCGGCCTCGCGGTGGCGCCGCTCTACGACGAGCCGTTCATGGTGGCGGTGCCCGTCTCGCACCCGCTCGCCAAGCGCCAGCAGATCGCCGCCGAAGAGCTGAAGAAGGAGACGATGCTGCTGCTCGGCACCGGCCACTGCTTCCGCGACCACGTGCTCGAGGTCTGCCCCGAATACGCGCGCTTCTCCAGCAACGCCGAAGGCATCCGCAAGAGCTTCGAAGGCTCGTCGCTCGAGACCATCAAGTACATGGTGGCCTCGGGCATGGGCGTGACGGTGGTGCCGCAGCTGAGCGTGCCGAAAGACCCGCAGCCGCACGTGCATTACGTGCCCTTCAGCGAGCCGGTGCCCACGCGCCGCGTGGTGCTCGCGTGGCGGCGCACCTTCACCCGCTACGAAGCCATCGCCGCGCTGCGCAATGCCATCTATGCCTGCCCGCTGGAAGGCGTGCAGCGTGTGTCCTGA
- a CDS encoding YIP1 family protein translates to MNLIQRVQDILLRPTTTWPAIEQEPADVASLYTRYVLILAAIPAVAGFIGMTLIGVGGFGMHIRVPFLWGLTNMVVSYALSLVMVFVVALIVDALAPTFGGSKNQINALKLVAYGATAGFVGGIFGLIPSLSVLGLLAALYSIYLVYTGLPVLMKCPPEKAAGYTAVVVVCGIVAGLVIGAISAAVTPSHGFGRMGGGMHGERDVTITTPKGEVTLDTSKLDEMAKRMEEAGKRMEAAQTSGDSAAAGKAMSEMVGAMAGASGEALPPQDLKALLPESLGALRRDSIEAQSNQVMGVAGSSAKARYTDGTQRVQLSITDLGGMAGVAALAGWAGTTLDKETDTAIERVYKQGERTVREKHRKDGSHGEVTVLLANGVVVEADGRKVEPAALKAIVDGLDLARLESMKRPAKS, encoded by the coding sequence ATGAACCTCATCCAACGTGTGCAGGACATCCTGCTGCGCCCCACCACCACCTGGCCGGCCATCGAGCAGGAGCCGGCCGACGTGGCCTCGCTCTACACCCGCTACGTGCTGATCCTCGCCGCCATCCCCGCGGTGGCGGGCTTCATCGGCATGACGCTCATCGGCGTGGGCGGCTTCGGCATGCACATCCGCGTGCCCTTCCTCTGGGGCCTCACGAACATGGTGGTGAGCTACGCGCTCTCGCTGGTGATGGTGTTCGTGGTCGCGCTGATCGTCGACGCGCTCGCCCCCACCTTCGGTGGCAGCAAGAACCAGATCAACGCGCTCAAGCTCGTGGCCTACGGCGCGACCGCCGGCTTCGTGGGCGGCATCTTCGGGCTGATCCCGTCGCTCTCGGTGCTGGGGCTGCTGGCGGCGCTCTATTCGATCTACCTCGTCTACACCGGCCTGCCGGTGCTGATGAAGTGCCCGCCCGAGAAGGCCGCCGGCTACACCGCGGTGGTGGTGGTGTGCGGCATCGTCGCGGGCCTCGTGATCGGCGCCATCTCGGCGGCCGTCACGCCCTCGCACGGCTTCGGCCGCATGGGCGGCGGCATGCACGGCGAGCGTGACGTGACCATCACCACGCCCAAGGGCGAGGTGACGCTCGACACGAGCAAGCTCGACGAGATGGCCAAACGCATGGAAGAAGCAGGCAAGCGCATGGAAGCGGCGCAAACGTCGGGCGACAGCGCGGCGGCCGGCAAGGCGATGTCGGAGATGGTGGGGGCGATGGCCGGCGCCTCGGGCGAGGCCCTGCCGCCGCAGGACCTGAAGGCGCTCCTGCCCGAGAGCCTGGGCGCGCTGCGCCGCGACTCGATCGAAGCCCAGAGCAACCAGGTGATGGGCGTGGCCGGATCGTCCGCCAAGGCACGCTACACCGACGGCACTCAGCGCGTGCAGCTGAGCATCACCGACCTCGGCGGCATGGCCGGCGTCGCCGCGCTGGCCGGCTGGGCCGGCACCACGCTCGACAAGGAGACCGACACCGCCATCGAGCGCGTCTACAAGCAGGGCGAGCGCACCGTGCGCGAGAAGCACCGCAAGGACGGCAGCCACGGCGAGGTGACGGTGCTGCTGGCCAACGGCGTGGTGGTCGAGGCCGACGGCCGCAAGGTGGAGCCGGCCGCGCTCAAGGCCATCGTCGACGGGCTGGACCTGGCGCGGCTCGAATCGATGAAGCGGCCGGCCAAGTCCTGA
- the recG gene encoding ATP-dependent DNA helicase RecG: MPPATTTPARQEKSAPQRAMEKLGLVRDIDLALHLPLRYEDETKLTAIAELRDGMTAQVEGIVTECQVQFRPRRQLVVKLSDGTDELFLRFLHFYPNHQKTLAAGNRVRVRGEARGGFFGLEMVHPGFKGVDDDTPLATALTPVYPTSASLPQAYLRKAVASGLKRADLSELVPPAMLPPGSWALKDALHFLHHPAPDVSLATLEDKTHPAWQRLKFEELLAQQISQLEAKHERALQRAPRFAVARGGLQEQLLAALPFALTKAQHRVVEEIAQDLQREIPMHRLLQGDVGAGKTVVAALAAAIAMHSGWQCALMAPTEILAEQHFRKLVQWLEPLGIQTAWLTGSRKGKARKEMLARVASGEALLVVGTHAVIQDEVQFAKLGLAIIDEQHRFGVAQRLALREKLQAQSLEPHLLMMSATPIPRTLAMTLFADLDISTIDELPPGRTPIVTKVFSDAKRDSVIATIAAEAALGKQVYWVCPLIEESEKLDLQNATATHEQLSAALAGHSVGLLHGRMPAADKAAVMDQFKAGTMQVLVSTTVIEVGVDVPNASLMVIEHAERFGLSQLHQLRGRVGRGSVASVCVLLYTSPLSDTGKSRLKAMAETQDGFEIARRDLEIRGPGEFLGARQSGAPLLRFADLNEDAHLVPPARAAAERWLASEPQRARQHVARWLGSKAEYLKA; this comes from the coding sequence ATGCCCCCCGCCACCACCACGCCCGCACGCCAGGAGAAATCGGCGCCTCAGCGGGCGATGGAGAAGCTGGGCCTGGTGCGCGACATCGACCTCGCACTGCACCTGCCGCTGCGTTACGAAGACGAGACCAAGCTCACCGCCATCGCCGAGCTGCGCGACGGCATGACGGCGCAGGTGGAAGGCATCGTCACCGAATGCCAGGTGCAGTTCCGCCCGCGGCGGCAGCTGGTGGTGAAGCTGAGCGATGGCACGGACGAGCTCTTCCTGCGCTTCCTGCACTTCTATCCCAACCACCAGAAGACCCTCGCCGCCGGCAACCGGGTGCGCGTGCGCGGTGAAGCGCGCGGCGGCTTCTTCGGGCTGGAGATGGTGCACCCCGGCTTCAAGGGCGTGGACGACGACACGCCGCTCGCCACCGCACTCACACCCGTCTACCCGACCAGCGCCTCGCTGCCCCAGGCCTACCTGCGCAAGGCGGTGGCCTCGGGCCTGAAACGCGCCGACCTCTCGGAGCTGGTGCCACCGGCCATGTTGCCGCCCGGCAGCTGGGCGCTGAAAGACGCGCTGCACTTCCTGCACCACCCAGCGCCCGATGTGAGCCTCGCCACGCTCGAAGACAAGACCCACCCCGCGTGGCAGCGGCTCAAGTTCGAGGAGCTGCTGGCGCAGCAGATCTCGCAGCTCGAAGCGAAGCACGAGCGCGCCTTGCAACGCGCGCCACGCTTCGCGGTGGCGCGCGGCGGCCTGCAGGAACAACTGCTCGCCGCCCTGCCCTTCGCGCTGACCAAGGCGCAGCACCGCGTGGTCGAGGAGATTGCGCAGGACCTGCAGCGCGAGATCCCGATGCACCGCCTGCTGCAAGGCGACGTGGGGGCGGGCAAGACCGTCGTGGCCGCGCTTGCCGCCGCCATCGCCATGCACAGCGGCTGGCAGTGCGCGCTGATGGCGCCCACCGAGATCCTGGCCGAGCAGCACTTCCGCAAACTGGTGCAGTGGCTGGAGCCGCTGGGCATCCAGACCGCCTGGCTCACCGGCAGCCGCAAGGGCAAAGCCCGCAAGGAGATGCTGGCGCGCGTGGCCTCCGGCGAGGCGCTGCTGGTGGTGGGCACGCACGCCGTCATCCAGGACGAAGTGCAGTTCGCCAAGCTCGGGCTCGCGATCATCGACGAGCAGCACCGCTTCGGCGTCGCACAGCGGCTTGCGCTGCGGGAGAAGCTGCAGGCGCAGTCGCTCGAGCCGCACCTCTTGATGATGAGCGCCACGCCCATCCCGCGCACGCTCGCGATGACGCTCTTCGCCGACCTCGACATCAGCACGATCGACGAGCTGCCGCCCGGCCGCACACCCATCGTCACCAAGGTGTTCAGCGATGCCAAGCGCGACAGCGTGATCGCCACCATCGCCGCCGAGGCCGCGCTCGGCAAGCAGGTCTACTGGGTGTGCCCGCTGATCGAAGAGAGCGAGAAGCTCGACCTGCAGAACGCCACCGCGACGCACGAGCAGCTGAGCGCCGCGCTCGCCGGCCACAGCGTGGGCCTGCTGCACGGCCGCATGCCCGCCGCCGACAAGGCCGCGGTGATGGACCAGTTCAAAGCCGGCACGATGCAGGTGCTGGTCAGCACGACCGTGATCGAAGTGGGCGTCGACGTGCCCAATGCCAGCCTGATGGTGATCGAGCACGCCGAGCGCTTCGGCCTCTCGCAGCTGCACCAGCTGCGCGGGCGTGTGGGCCGCGGCTCGGTGGCGAGCGTGTGCGTGCTGCTCTACACCTCGCCCTTGTCCGACACCGGCAAGTCACGCCTGAAGGCGATGGCCGAGACACAAGACGGCTTCGAGATCGCCCGCCGCGACCTCGAGATCCGCGGGCCGGGCGAATTCCTCGGCGCTCGCCAGTCGGGCGCGCCGCTGCTGCGCTTCGCCGACCTCAACGAAGACGCGCACCTCGTGCCCCCGGCTCGCGCCGCCGCCGAGCGCTGGCTCGCGAGCGAGCCGCAGCGCGCCCGCCAGCATGTGGCGCGCTGGCTGGGCAGCAAGGCCGAGTACCTGAAAGCCTAG